The DNA segment ACGACGAGTTCAAGGGGCTAGTTCAGCCTTACTTGGAGCCGTTTTCTGTACTTTGCCATGACGTGCTGCTAGCCGTCAATGGTCCGGACACATTGCCGTTCGTCAATATTGTCAGTCACTACCCAGTTGGCTCTGAACAACCAGCATGGGCAGCCCTATTTAGGGAAGGTCATTATCAGCTCTATTATAGTCCGACCAAGATAAGGCTGTTTTTGGAGGGTACTGACCCACATCGGAGTTTCGAGAAGAACAGATCTGTAGTGCGACATGCCATAAATGATGTCGTTAGCAACGGGGCAACAAAGATTGATACCGTGGAGATCTATGTATTCACTAACGATTATGCTACTACCACCATTAAGCTCAATACGATTCCTGCCTCATATGCTATCGGAGACATAGATCTTGGACCAGAACATCACTCAATCGACCTTGATGCGATCGCTGAGTTCCTGGATGAGGGGGTGACTTTGGAGGCTGTAGAAGTTGACCAGAACAACGATCTATATTTCTATGGCAAAGCATCACAAAAACAGACATTAGCGGGCAATGCATTATCAACTGCCGACTTGGCTGTTATCTACCGGTCCGTATTTCATTATGGCAATAACTCTCCCTATATTAGCCTCGATAAGCACGAAGACAATAGATTCGCAAAGGTCAACTTCGGAGGATATTTAGAGGATACTCACGCTGGCAACGTTGTTTTGGAGGCTGATAAACTGTTCAAAGCCCTAAGTACTGGGATTGATCCAAATACTCACAGGATCATACGGGATCGCATTACAAGAGCAGTACCAGATTTTTTAACAGAGGACGAGCGATCGTTAATGGAGAATTCTGGAACGGGCCACACTCAGATACGCTACTGGTTTTACCCCGATTCAATTGGAACCGTTACTGATGGCTCTATTGGTGCAGTTCTTACAAATCAATTTCTAGCGGACGTCGAGCGAATGGACATGCCACTAAACGTCAGCAGTGCTGTTCGTCGCACTATCGGCCACCTTAACAACCATTTTGTTCAATATGAAAGTGCATTCCAGACGTTTCGGGAGCTGAGTACCGTAGGCAGGTTAATGGCGCTAGTGAACTGGCTACAAGGAATGGATATTTCCAGCAGGGTGGAACTTGATGAGCTACTGACTGTTAGACTCCCGGCTTTTCAGACTCCGAGAAAAACCACGAAGATGCTGGCAGTAACAGCTGCAGCATATCCGAAGTCGTCTTTCGTTGGTTCAGGAGATATCCGTGATAACTCAAAAGTCTACTACATCTCGGATCTGCTGGAAAAGTGTGCCACAAACACAACTGACAAACAGTTTTTGGAGATAGCCGGCACTTACTTCGATAACCTCAACGCTGATGATCTCGCTCCGCCCCAATATGTAAGCCTTAAGGCTAAGGCTGAATCAATGGAAACAACAATCAATTACTATGATGGGCAGTTGGAATCCTTGGATAGGCAGATTCAGCAGAGTGAGCGTACACTGGTTGAGTACAGTTCGGTATCCATAAATCAACATAACACACTAGTAGATAAGTATAACGACATGCTCATCGCCCAGAGAAAAAGAATTGACGACTACAACGTCATCATAAACAGAATCAATAATATGAATTTGGTCACAAACTGTATCACATCAGTCGGTGGCGGCATAAACCTGAGGCCTAAAGAGTTTAGAAAGATCACTCGTTCCAAAACCGCCCCGAAAATCGAGGAAATTGCATCACTTAAAGGTAAAGTCAAGTTGATCGGCAAAATCGCAAGGGCTGGCGACTGGATAAAGAGCCGGGTTGTGAATGGCGGCGCTCGGATAAATGAAATCTCACTTGACACATGGAAGATGGTGAAGTCCAGTAATGGTACGACAGTCTATTCATACTCTGCTGGCAAAACTGATAAGATGTCAACGACTGTTTCTCCTGCGGGCGGGGGTTGGAAAACTGAGATTGTCATTAATGGGCAGGCAGAATTGGCTCAGTATTCAGAGGGAATGAGCTCTGTTCGGGTTAGCCATTCGGAAGGAAACATCCAGGGGGTTGGGAAATTGAACAAACAAGGTAGTGCAGTGGTATTCTCAAAATGATGAAAATCAAGTCCGGTGATATGGATTAATGGAGATTATTCTAGCAATAATGGGCGTGATTATCGGGCTGTTCTCGTTTCTGTATGCGCTCAAGACCCAACGTGAAAAGCGCAAATTCGAGAGGTTGGTTAAGTCGAACCTTGCAGGCCTAGCTGGCAGCATCGTAATGATTCGGAATAACCCGGCGCTAGCTCACAAGAACATTGATTATATACTGAAACATCTGGATGTAATAGAATCGACGCCTGAATTGAACCGCATTCTGAATCGGTTGGCATGGGCTCAAGGCGATTCTGCGGCCGCTCATAGGTTGCTGGAAGTCCTGCTTAACGATGTATTGACACTTCAAGAAGGCCTTTTCGGAACAAGAGACATTGTTCGCCCTGACAGCCATGAGGAAGGCAATGTAACAAATGAAGTTGAGGGTGCTTCATGAGTGATAATGATCGCGAACAAACCCGGGATCAGATACGAAAAGCCAAGGAATTTGTTACTCACTCGAAGGAACGAATAGGCGAACAGATAGAAAAATACCGGGGATTATATGACCAACTTGAGTATTCAGAGTATTATCTATCTGAACAGGAGAAGATTCTGTCTCAAGAAGTCTCCGTCCCTCCTATATATACATCAACTGCCAGCGGAATGGCTCACTCTGGAAGCATGATTTCCAGTGAAATTGATGGAATGTTGAACTCACAAGAATTGGTATTTCGCGGTATTGAAGACCACACTAAGTTACTTACTAGTTCTGTAACCGGCACTTATTCAATGTTAGCAATGCAGACAACTGGTACAATTCACTTCGGTGGCCCTTTACCTAGCTTGGAAATAGATTGGGACTCCCTAGATAGGAGTGTCTCGGAGATCGATCCGGATCTGGGCAAAATAGTGCGGGGTGCCAGAGCAGCACTCGACGATCCGTCACCAGATAGCGTTCGCCACGCATGTCATTCCCTACGCGATTGCCTAACTCATGTGATGGATCGATTGGCTCCTATTGAGGATGTGAAACAAGCCAATTGGTATATAGAAGACAAAACTTCCAAAACTGGTGTCACCAGAAAACAACGACTAATCTACATCGCTCTAGGTAGTCACGCCAAAGACACCAATCCTGACGACCTATCCGAATCAGAGCTCGAACTTGTAGCAAATACTATCGAAGTCAACAATGAGATCATCAAGAACTCGCATAAGCTAAAAGAAGCTCCGGCAGAGAAGATAAAACCCTCGGTGCGGGGTTACTGCTCGAATATCGTTACTCTCCTAGACCTACACAAGTCTAATAGCCATATCAGCTAATCGCGACCTGCCCCCCCCTAACTTATTGATTTCCAACGAGTTCCGCTTGATGTGGAGTAGCGTGTTCTTACCGGGAAACTGAATCTCACAAAAGTTTGGGGAGAGTGATATTGGGGCCGCTTTTAACTTTAGCCCCGCCGGATGGCGGGTTTTTTTTTGGTGAGTAGACGACAGCAGTCAGGAAGATGGCAAACCCTTCAGGATCGCTACATCTTCAGATGTTGTCTTACCGAGTCGATTATCGAGGCATCCATCCAGTAGATTCTATTCATTAGACCGTTCTTCTGGCTGATAAAGAACAGATATTTCCCATCCGGGCTGACTGAAGCGCATAGGTCATTGGCCTCACTGTTGATATTATCTTCCATGCTTCCGGCTTCCGTCCAGTGCCCCAGGGAATCCTTGAAACTGATATACAGATCCGCCTTGCTGGTCTCGGTCCCAACACGTGTGAAGATCAGGTAACTCTCATCCCGGGCGACGAACGGCGCCAGGTCCATTCCGTCGCTGTTTATGGCAGGGCCGACATCGACCGGCTCAAGGTACTTCTCACCGTCGAAACGAGCCATGTAAATGTCCTGTTCACCTCTGACACCCGGCATCTCAGAAGTAAAGTATAGATTCTTGTTATCAGCAAATGAGAATGTCCAATGAGTCGGGTGGGCCAGTACAGCGTCATCGATAAGCCGAGGAGCAGACCAGCTGTTTCCATCACGTTCGGCATACCAGATTCTTTCCTTTTCAGGCGCGTTGGGATACGGAGGATGGAAAGAAGTGAAGTAGACTCTGCTACCGTCGGGCCAGAAGGTGGCATCGCCGACCCCGCATTCAAGGCCGAAATTTATCTCTCTGGGTATCGACCAATGCCCATCGACTATCGTGGATATCTCCAGACAGTCCTCCTGTTTCATCGGGCTCCATACCGCCTCGGTGAAGTCAGGGGCGAATACCACCGGGGAGTGGTAACCATGCTCAGCGTTAAAAAGATCTGGGGCGAATAGTTCGGGGGGTATTCCTGGAGGTTCCTGTCCAAAATACCGACCTTGTAGTCTCGGGAAACCGCCTTCCCGTACTCCAGCAAACGAAGTCAGTACTACCGCAGCCATTATTGCAGGGTAGTTTACGCCGCACTTCATACGTCCGATACTTTCAATTCGATGTTCAACTGTACTACGTCTGAGAGCATATTTTGTTACGAGTCATTTTATTATTTTCCAACGACTTCCGCTGGCCGTCGAGTAGTGTAACCGGATATTAATTTTGAAAGCACCAAAGTTTGGGGAGAGTGATATCGGGGCCACTTAATAATATCTCTTCATACTGCAATCAATTACGGTTGCAAAAA comes from the Candidatus Zixiibacteriota bacterium genome and includes:
- a CDS encoding conserved hypothetical protein (Evidence 4 : Unknown function but conserved in other organisms) codes for the protein MNQNAGEEYIVCPYCDATLRIPKTQQTLKITCPSCTSVFFHNLPRKRPRINKKLVWGAIIVAVIVLFALLNQNDRPHLPTSTGRDAARSTPSNWISISYGGLVDKNLFTHSGETVGAIITRIPQYDDEFKGLVQPYLEPFSVLCHDVLLAVNGPDTLPFVNIVSHYPVGSEQPAWAALFREGHYQLYYSPTKIRLFLEGTDPHRSFEKNRSVVRHAINDVVSNGATKIDTVEIYVFTNDYATTTIKLNTIPASYAIGDIDLGPEHHSIDLDAIAEFLDEGVTLEAVEVDQNNDLYFYGKASQKQTLAGNALSTADLAVIYRSVFHYGNNSPYISLDKHEDNRFAKVNFGGYLEDTHAGNVVLEADKLFKALSTGIDPNTHRIIRDRITRAVPDFLTEDERSLMENSGTGHTQIRYWFYPDSIGTVTDGSIGAVLTNQFLADVERMDMPLNVSSAVRRTIGHLNNHFVQYESAFQTFRELSTVGRLMALVNWLQGMDISSRVELDELLTVRLPAFQTPRKTTKMLAVTAAAYPKSSFVGSGDIRDNSKVYYISDLLEKCATNTTDKQFLEIAGTYFDNLNADDLAPPQYVSLKAKAESMETTINYYDGQLESLDRQIQQSERTLVEYSSVSINQHNTLVDKYNDMLIAQRKRIDDYNVIINRINNMNLVTNCITSVGGGINLRPKEFRKITRSKTAPKIEEIASLKGKVKLIGKIARAGDWIKSRVVNGGARINEISLDTWKMVKSSNGTTVYSYSAGKTDKMSTTVSPAGGGWKTEIVINGQAELAQYSEGMSSVRVSHSEGNIQGVGKLNKQGSAVVFSK
- a CDS encoding hypothetical protein (Evidence 5 : Unknown function) — protein: MEIILAIMGVIIGLFSFLYALKTQREKRKFERLVKSNLAGLAGSIVMIRNNPALAHKNIDYILKHLDVIESTPELNRILNRLAWAQGDSAAAHRLLEVLLNDVLTLQEGLFGTRDIVRPDSHEEGNVTNEVEGAS
- a CDS encoding hypothetical protein (Evidence 5 : Unknown function), encoding MSDNDREQTRDQIRKAKEFVTHSKERIGEQIEKYRGLYDQLEYSEYYLSEQEKILSQEVSVPPIYTSTASGMAHSGSMISSEIDGMLNSQELVFRGIEDHTKLLTSSVTGTYSMLAMQTTGTIHFGGPLPSLEIDWDSLDRSVSEIDPDLGKIVRGARAALDDPSPDSVRHACHSLRDCLTHVMDRLAPIEDVKQANWYIEDKTSKTGVTRKQRLIYIALGSHAKDTNPDDLSESELELVANTIEVNNEIIKNSHKLKEAPAEKIKPSVRGYCSNIVTLLDLHKSNSHIS
- a CDS encoding hypothetical protein (Evidence 5 : Unknown function): MKQEDCLEISTIVDGHWSIPREINFGLECGVGDATFWPDGSRVYFTSFHPPYPNAPEKERIWYAERDGNSWSAPRLIDDAVLAHPTHWTFSFADNKNLYFTSEMPGVRGEQDIYMARFDGEKYLEPVDVGPAINSDGMDLAPFVARDESYLIFTRVGTETSKADLYISFKDSLGHWTEAGSMEDNINSEANDLCASVSPDGKYLFFISQKNGLMNRIYWMDASIIDSVRQHLKM